From the genome of Pseudomonas yamanorum, one region includes:
- a CDS encoding pseudouridine synthase produces the protein MPMSVFSAAQHQASTLYLPPGAWATVLDCLCEHFPAISREQWLDRIARGRVLDINGAPITQDLAYREGLCIYYFREVPNEKVIPVQETILYADEHLVVADKPHFLPVTPAGEYVEQTLLRRLIRRLDNPSLVPLHRIDRHTAGLVLFSANPQTRSAYQQLFPTRKIDKFYEAIAPALPGRTFPLVHKSRLVDGEPFFRMQEGEGASNTETAVEVREKNGDLWRYGLFPVTGKKHQLRVHMTALGASICNDPFYPDVIKDAEDDYANPLKLLAQGVRFIDPVTGLERNFRSEISLDW, from the coding sequence CTGCCCATGTCCGTTTTTTCCGCTGCCCAGCATCAAGCCAGCACCTTGTACCTGCCGCCGGGCGCCTGGGCGACCGTGCTGGATTGCCTGTGCGAGCACTTCCCGGCCATCAGCCGCGAACAATGGCTGGACCGCATCGCCCGGGGCCGGGTGCTGGACATCAACGGTGCACCTATCACTCAGGACCTGGCCTACCGCGAAGGCCTGTGCATCTACTACTTCCGCGAAGTGCCGAACGAGAAAGTGATCCCGGTGCAGGAGACGATCCTCTACGCCGATGAACACCTGGTGGTGGCCGACAAGCCGCACTTCCTGCCGGTCACGCCTGCCGGCGAGTACGTCGAGCAGACCCTGTTGCGGCGTTTGATCCGTCGCCTGGACAACCCGTCTCTGGTGCCGCTGCATCGCATCGATCGGCATACCGCGGGGCTGGTGCTGTTTTCGGCAAACCCTCAGACGCGCTCGGCGTATCAACAGCTGTTTCCCACGCGCAAGATCGACAAGTTCTACGAAGCCATTGCTCCGGCATTGCCTGGGCGGACTTTTCCGCTGGTGCATAAAAGCCGGTTGGTGGACGGCGAGCCGTTCTTTCGCATGCAGGAAGGCGAGGGGGCGAGCAATACCGAGACGGCGGTCGAGGTGCGGGAAAAAAATGGCGACCTGTGGCGCTATGGCCTGTTTCCGGTGACCGGCAAGAAACATCAGTTACGGGTGCACATGACGGCGTTAGGCGCGAGTATCTGCAACGATCCGTTCTACCCCGACGTCATCAAGGATGCCGAGGACGATTACGCCAACCCACTCAAGCTGCTGGCCCAAGGCGTGCGCTTCATCGACCCGGTCACCGGTCTGGAGCGAAACTTCCGCAGCGAGATCAGCCTGGACTGGTAA
- a CDS encoding glutaredoxin family protein → MLPECQLFGTLGCHLCEFAEAEIMPLVEHGLLVELVDIADSEALFEAYGLRIPVLRRVDTGAELDWPFDEAQVVSFLL, encoded by the coding sequence ATGCTTCCTGAATGTCAGTTGTTCGGCACCTTGGGCTGCCATCTTTGCGAATTTGCCGAAGCGGAAATCATGCCGTTGGTCGAACACGGCCTGCTGGTGGAGTTAGTGGATATCGCCGATTCCGAGGCCTTGTTCGAAGCCTACGGCCTGCGGATTCCGGTGCTGCGCCGGGTGGACACGGGCGCTGAGCTGGACTGGCCGTTCGATGAAGCGCAGGTGGTGAGCTTTCTCCTCTAG
- a CDS encoding GNAT family N-acetyltransferase yields MRLLLEEQLLSEPVRAHDSLARRYVRTCAGGALIGNVITRMALLDTGTQQFPVSITEGLEPDDNCYVVSPQTAYSGYAREEIKRLGRPWLTWPLKILTQGVNHLLRRANVDKLVQVNNWLLSTNLYPGDWDITELSAITALLRRTFPDHGFGFRSLNDFSNRELRLNLESLGYLSIPSRQVYLFDGRAGAQASFLKHHNTRLDATLLRRSPYEVVPGAALDDADFQRIEHLYNLLYLNKYCRLNPHYSAQWMQRGQREGWLEMRALRNAEGRIDGALGWFANAGTLSTPIVGYDTALPQRAGLYRQLTRLCLQEAVERGVVLNFSSGAAEFKRLRGGQPQIEYSLIHVAHLSWGRRWVWHVLSHLLHGIGVPLMRKLKL; encoded by the coding sequence ATGAGATTGCTACTCGAAGAGCAACTGCTCAGTGAGCCCGTCCGCGCCCACGACAGCCTCGCCCGGCGCTATGTGCGTACGTGTGCCGGCGGCGCGCTGATCGGCAACGTCATTACCCGCATGGCGCTGCTCGACACAGGGACGCAGCAGTTTCCCGTCAGTATCACCGAGGGCCTTGAGCCGGATGACAACTGCTACGTGGTGTCGCCTCAAACTGCTTATAGCGGCTACGCCCGTGAAGAGATCAAACGCCTTGGCCGGCCCTGGCTGACTTGGCCGCTTAAGATCCTGACTCAGGGCGTGAACCATCTGCTGCGCCGGGCCAATGTCGACAAACTGGTGCAGGTCAACAACTGGCTGCTGTCCACCAACCTCTACCCAGGCGACTGGGACATCACCGAACTGTCGGCGATCACCGCCTTGTTGCGTCGAACGTTTCCCGATCATGGGTTTGGTTTTCGCTCTCTGAATGACTTCAGCAATCGGGAGCTACGCCTGAATCTGGAAAGCCTTGGCTACCTGAGTATTCCCAGCCGACAGGTCTATCTGTTCGATGGACGGGCTGGGGCGCAGGCTTCATTTCTTAAGCACCACAACACTCGGCTGGACGCCACGTTGCTGCGCCGCAGCCCCTATGAAGTGGTGCCGGGCGCGGCGCTGGATGACGCTGACTTTCAACGCATCGAGCATCTTTATAACCTGCTTTACCTGAACAAGTATTGCAGGCTGAACCCGCACTATAGCGCCCAGTGGATGCAGCGCGGCCAACGTGAAGGTTGGTTGGAGATGCGGGCTTTACGCAATGCTGAGGGGCGCATTGACGGTGCCCTTGGCTGGTTTGCCAACGCTGGGACGCTCAGCACCCCGATAGTGGGTTACGACACCGCCCTGCCGCAGCGGGCCGGGTTGTATCGCCAACTCACGCGGTTGTGCTTGCAAGAGGCGGTTGAGCGCGGCGTGGTGTTGAACTTCAGCTCGGGCGCTGCCGAGTTCAAACGCTTGCGCGGGGGCCAGCCGCAGATCGAGTACAGCCTCATCCATGTCGCCCATTTGTCCTGGGGTCGCAGGTGGGTGTGGCATGTCCTGAGCCACCTGTTGCATGGCATCGGTGTGCCCTTGATGCGTAAGTTAAAACTATGA
- a CDS encoding aromatic ring-hydroxylating oxygenase subunit alpha, with protein MSQVNGWWPVALSHELRNAPLARQLFGLPLVLFRGEGGDVAALPDRCPHRFAPLSAGKVRDGQIECPYHGWRFAADGRCTRVPGTKLATCSKPLLDSWHSCEADGLVWVSLGPERPQTPPTAPAPQQQDLDTFWMTDQVQCSLQDAAENFLDGFHTHFVHAGWIRHDRQRQKLSVRVRALADGVEAVYSEEGKQSGLISRWFEGERGVSMGRFRLPGLAEIEYRDARGGLNLLVSAWMTPDGDGQVRLFARIATTRGVLPGLLKRLVLRRLFRVILRQDRQILERVSANRVRFHTTPATPLDGPQDLLGPSIRQLLEHGQPLVFAERKLEIWL; from the coding sequence ATGAGTCAAGTAAACGGCTGGTGGCCGGTAGCCTTGAGCCACGAGCTGCGAAATGCGCCGTTGGCACGCCAGTTATTTGGCCTGCCGTTGGTGCTGTTTCGGGGTGAAGGTGGGGACGTCGCTGCTTTACCTGATCGCTGCCCGCATCGCTTTGCGCCATTGAGCGCAGGCAAGGTTCGCGATGGGCAGATCGAATGCCCCTATCACGGTTGGCGATTTGCCGCCGATGGACGTTGTACGCGGGTGCCGGGCACAAAACTGGCAACCTGCAGCAAGCCGTTGCTGGATAGCTGGCATAGTTGCGAGGCCGACGGGCTGGTATGGGTCAGTCTTGGTCCTGAGCGTCCTCAAACACCTCCCACTGCGCCTGCCCCGCAACAGCAGGATCTGGACACGTTCTGGATGACCGATCAGGTGCAGTGTTCACTACAAGACGCTGCGGAGAATTTTCTCGACGGTTTTCACACGCATTTCGTGCATGCCGGGTGGATACGCCACGACAGGCAGCGGCAAAAACTCAGTGTTCGTGTGCGCGCCCTCGCAGATGGTGTCGAGGCAGTCTATAGCGAAGAGGGCAAGCAATCAGGGTTGATCTCGCGCTGGTTCGAGGGGGAGCGTGGCGTCAGCATGGGACGCTTTCGCTTGCCGGGTTTGGCAGAGATCGAATATCGCGATGCGCGCGGCGGACTTAACCTGCTGGTCAGCGCCTGGATGACGCCGGATGGCGATGGCCAAGTGCGCTTGTTTGCCCGGATTGCCACGACGCGCGGGGTATTGCCGGGGCTACTCAAACGGTTGGTATTGCGCCGGTTGTTCCGGGTGATCTTGCGCCAGGACCGTCAGATCCTGGAGCGTGTCAGCGCTAATCGAGTGCGCTTTCACACCACACCTGCGACGCCCTTGGATGGGCCGCAAGACCTGCTTGGGCCGAGCATTCGGCAGTTGCTGGAGCACGGCCAGCCACTGGTCTTTGCCGAGCGGAAGCTGGAGATCTGGCTCTAG
- a CDS encoding YgdI/YgdR family lipoprotein yields the protein MTQRTIAALMLALGLATLAGCASPTVITLNDGREIQAVDTPKFDKSTGFYEFEQLDGKRTQINKDQVRTVKDL from the coding sequence ATGACTCAACGGACCATCGCCGCTCTCATGCTTGCACTGGGCCTCGCTACCCTTGCCGGTTGCGCCTCGCCTACAGTGATCACCCTGAATGACGGTCGCGAAATCCAGGCCGTCGACACTCCTAAATTCGATAAGTCCACCGGCTTCTACGAATTCGAACAACTGGATGGCAAGCGCACCCAGATCAACAAGGATCAGGTTCGCACCGTTAAAGACCTGTAA